The Gordonia iterans DNA window CCGCCGCACCGATCACTCCGCCGTGCATGGTGCCCATGATGTTCCCCATCCACGGGCCGGTACGCACCCGGAACGTCACCACGTCGGCGACCTCCAAGGAACCGCCGAGCAACTCGGCGAGCGCGCCGATCGGGGCATCGGCGGCAGCGATCCGCTCCACCAGTTCCCGTCCCGCCACAGCGGGGTCGTACGACGGAAGCGGCGCCCCGGTCGGCGCCGTCGGCTCGGGAATCTGCATGTGGTCGCCCCCGGCGACGAGGTCTCGCCCGACGCGCACGCTCCGGGCGGTGCCGGTGCACACCGCGCCCTCCGAGGTCCGGATGAGGACCGAGGTGACCCCGTAGTCGTCGTCGCTCATCACCACCTCCGCGGTGGCCTCCAGCACCGCCTCGACCGCGGGCCTGCCCAGCATCGACATCGACAGTCGCGCCTGCATGGACGGCCTGGGCCCGGAGTGGGAGAACGGGAGACCGCCGATGTCGTCGAACAGCACGGTCAGTGCGGGGAGGTCGATCAGGCCGCGATGATCGGTGAGGCCCGGACCGAGGTACTGGACCATCTCGGCGAGCGCCGAGCCGGGCCGACGCCCCACGGCGAAGGCGGA harbors:
- a CDS encoding PaaI family thioesterase — translated: MTITAPGNPFSAFAVGRRPGSALAEMVQYLGPGLTDHRGLIDLPALTVLFDDIGGLPFSHSGPRPSMQARLSMSMLGRPAVEAVLEATAEVVMSDDDYGVTSVLIRTSEGAVCTGTARSVRVGRDLVAGGDHMQIPEPTAPTGAPLPSYDPAVAGRELVERIAAADAPIGALAELLGGSLEVADVVTFRVRTGPWMGNIMGTMHGGVIGAAVAQGLSFAAQAVTVPGVGYQLADFTVDFLRSPAVDGRTVEVRTSVIKTGRRIGVFVAEMYDGDALLAHATAEALFLPA